The DNA window CTTACAAGGAGTTAGTGTTAAGCTGGAAAACTTACGTTTGTTGACTCGCCTGTCCAGAGACTTTCATTTGTTTGACAGCAAAATACACCATGCATTTATAGAGCAGATTGAGAACATCGGAAAACAGCTTGGCGGTTGGATAAAATCACTCAAGGGTTAAAGATGAAGCGCTTTGGATATTTATACGAAAAGATTTATGCTTGGGAAAACTTGCTGCTGGCATACAAGAAAGCGCGCAAAGGTAAGCATGGAGAAGCGACGGATGATTTCTATAACGATTGGGAGCGAAAATTATATGAGATTCAGCAAGCATTGGAAAGTGAGACATTCAGATTTGGCTCTTACCGTCAATTCAAGATATATGAGCCAAAAGAGCGCTTAATCACAGCAGCGCCATTTTGCGATAGGGTAGTCCATCATGCTATATGCAATGTCATCTTGCCAATACTCGATAAACCCTTGATTGTGGACAGCTATGCTTGCAGAATAAACAAAGGACTACACAAGGCGGTGAAACGAGCCTTCTATTTCTATAAGAATACTCAGTTTCATTATAGTCTTGATATCAGCAAATACTACTACTCTATAGACCATGAAATATTAAAAACTCTGTTGAAAAAGAAATTCAAAGACGTTAAGCTATTGAATCTGCTCTTCCTACAGATTGCTACATATAGCGGTGGTGCGGAATACTATCAAGCCTTTGAAGGCGATGATCTGTTTGATATGATCCGAGATCGAGGTCTTCCGATTGGTAATCTGACCAGCCAGTTATGGGCAAACTATTACTTGAGCGGG is part of the Candidatus Cloacimonadaceae bacterium genome and encodes:
- a CDS encoding RNA-directed DNA polymerase; the encoded protein is MDKITQGLKMKRFGYLYEKIYAWENLLLAYKKARKGKHGEATDDFYNDWERKLYEIQQALESETFRFGSYRQFKIYEPKERLITAAPFCDRVVHHAICNVILPILDKPLIVDSYACRINKGLHKAVKRAFYFYKNTQFHYSLDISKYYYSIDHEILKTLLKKKFKDVKLLNLLFLQIATYSGGAEYYQAFEGDDLFDMIRDRGLPIGNLTSQLWANYYLSGIDHFIREKLHFTNYVRYMDDMLVFGNDRSELKQGRDKIISELSRLRLHINPKKDCIQSNKHGVDFLGFRLFGKRIKIRTQNLVRFRRKLALKSKNPHTDLKKLLRSFNGHLGYLLGGHTKRICNEVLSKIEFRTGNKHWKLVV